tgaaaaagaaCTAAAATCTACAATCAGAGCATCTATGACACAATGTGGGAGTCCAGAAACCGACATTTTAAGGTAACAAACGAGTGGTGTGTTTGAAATGCTTAGTGTATCACTATAATGTCAGTGCTCAAACAAATGTCCACATGTTTTCAACAGACTACAACACAAGCCTCATTAGAGAAGCACATGTTATCAACACAATGAGTAACTGATGAAATATGCACCCTGAGAGGAACATTATTGTTGTTAATAACTCTTGGCAAACAGTATTACACTTGTCCACGATTCACAAATTTTCAATAGTGGTCTCCTGCTCAAAGTATTGTAATCAAGATTGCTAACCAAGCAAAGCTGGTCCAGACAGTAAGTGTGTGTCTACTGATTCATGTAGGATATGTGTGGTAATCATGAGATTTTACGTTGCAGCTCTATGATAGATTTTCGTGAGAGATTACTTCTCACACTCCTGCAGTCATGTGTGGAGATAAACTGCTCCAGGAACTAAACTATCAATGTGACTAGAAGCCTGAAACTTCCTTGGTAGCAACCAGACAAAAAGAACATCTCAGTTAAAGAGGACGGCGCAGTGATAGAGTGCGCTTGGCTGTTTGGCAGCCTTTGCTCTTAAGAGTTCTTCTAAAAGTAGAAAGACAATTTCTGTCACTGTTGAATCCCATAGCCGCCCAAACCCCCCAGGACAAGTATGATGAAGTCCGCCATCGACATCTCCTATGATACCCTGCAGCCTACCTACGAAGACCCAGATGCATCAACGGTGAAGTTCTTGTTATCATATCTATATTTATCACTTTTTGGTACAGAGTGTATAATTTAGATAACAGTTATTGGAAATGTCTGCtcacttgtgctttttttgtcaGCCTGCTGGTACAGCTGGAAGTCAGTCAGAGGTGAAAATCAGGCCTGTGCCTCGTCCTCGTTCTAAATTACAACCAAAGGCGCCATCTGACGCCAGTAACGACACCGCTGACTCTGTAGACAAAACCAGCAGTGCAACCAATGCAGTGGTACGTTCAGCAGGCCCGCCACTTGGTGATTATATCAGCAAGATTAGCTCCTGATAgcatattttaatgtttctgtgtacTTCTGTCATCAGAGTTCCCAACTCAGTGAATACCCTGCAGACTACAAGAGGCCtcgtcctgtctgtcctcctcccagACCGGTgatatttcaaacaaaagacTGAGCTTCATTTCATCTGTTAGCATCATATTGAACAGACACATATGAGAATGACATttatcttctcatccaactctcagCAAGGAATCAAACACTTGCCAAAATGccagactattcctttaaaatgttgCCCATGTCACAACGTTCTTGCGACTTAAATGGGTTTAATGACTAATGACTTTCAAAATGAATGTTGCCAACAAAAGCCTTAATATATatggacatttttttctttttacttttccaAACATTGTGTGTTGTGAGGGTTTTGATTGTTGTGGCACTTGGGGAGATAATATTTTACTTCCTCCCTCTTAATTTCTCTGCAAGCCTCCCGCTGTCAGCACTGAGAGAACACAATCTCCTCCTCCACCGCGGCCCCCTCGTCCCTCCATTAATTATGACGGATCACCTTCGCCGAGGCTAAAATACGAGGTAATGAGCTGCATCACGTTAGCCTCCTTCAGACACATCTGAAGGCCTAAATACCTTACCtatgaaaatatttatatagcTAGACATCGACTCATCTTTTCCTGACTAAAACTAGTCAAATCTTGAATTTTTGTTTCTATCTTGTTAATATTTTCTTGGATAGAGCTACATAGGTAAACAGCAGTAAACAGGAAGCTAAGTCATGCATAACAGCCACAGTGTTCTTATCCATTGTCCAACTCAACATTTAACAGCATAAAAGCccacaaaaagaaatgttgaaacACATTCGAAGGTTTGCTTATACTCGACTACGTCATGCAACCACATTGTGAACGTTTTTGATTTTCAGGCCACAGACAGACCTGCAGTTCCACCCCAGCTCGGGCAGCCCTCCCTCCAGGGCTCTGTTGCAGTGTATGAGACGTCACCTCCACAGGTATGACAGCCACTGCAGGGCAGAGACAGCCACAGGTGATgagctgtgtgtggacaggtggcgcaacagcaacaaaagacaaacatctaTTTTTCAGGCTGTCATGGAAAATTGATTACGTCAGACGTCAGCCTTTTTTTTGgctacattttttacattttttttgcacagatttaacaatttttttttccaaaaccacaaatgtgaatcTCATAATGGTGTTAGAGAAAAAGTCAGTAGAATAGGCTGACGATGATGCCATACGTAGAGCAAAGTCTAGCATGACTAAATGTTTAGGGTAGCAGTTATAATAGGAAAAGCACATGTTAAACTCAACATAAATGATGGCTGTGTACGGGTTAGCCGTGACAGTGGCATGATAACATGCACATTGCCAGCACCCTGAATCTACAGCAgcaaaatggaattcagccatcattcatttgatttcttAAACCTGTGCTTTCCCTACTGTGAcaggtcaaaatgtcttctgtgaaaaaggcccatcAGTTAAAATCATGCCTTCATCATGCTATACATCATCAGTTTACTAACAGCATTCTCTGGagatgtgttgttgttgcagttttGCGCAGAACAGTCGATAAAATTATTGTTAggattattttgtgtgttacagaccagaccaccaccaccaaagtTCCACCCGCCACCCCCGCCTCCAACAGGGAGACCATCTGAGACACTGTACAGTGATGTAGAGTATCGGCCCTACCTGGACGTTCTGCCAGACAGAGAAGATAAGACGGTGAGAGAGACTGTGCAcagtttacacacaaacacatgtttcAGTAGATTTAGACAATGgtatgctttatttttttctgattcaCTAATCTGTGACATTAACCACTGCTGGACTCAGGGGAGGCCGACAGTGGGTTCCAGACAGCGTTCTGCTTCTCATCAACAGGCCGCAGAGGACACGGAGGTACGGCTCAGTTCATCTTCTCCCCTCCTTCACCTGCAAATAAACCGTAATTTATCATCGTTTAATTTAGAACTAGTTTCAAAGAGGTATCATTGATAAATAGACCCTCTGCAACGGTTTCTGACGAGAAAATATCCTGTTTTCCTCAGGACGTCAATACGATGTTGAGATGGTTGAAAAGAGTGTCAagtaagtaagaaaaaaaagtcttctaGATAAATATTGCATTGTTTTTCCGAAGCCTAAAGAACCATCGACCTTtggtgtgtgtcatgtttttcgtttttatctttatctttatattatattgacCACCATCAATGtgtattaattaatttcagATGAAATGTGCACTAAgtaaatcaattaatcaagcaTACTTGCACAAAAAtgtcagtgtcctcagtgaaaGAGAGCCAGACCGAGTGTGCAGTGTCTGatctctctgtgctgtcactCCAACAGAATCTGATTTCATGGCTCCGTCAGTGTATGGCCTCAGTATAGAAGAGGAAATGAGGTAACCGCACGGAAACATATGAATTCGTCTTTGTGAACTGTGGTGCAATTCATGTTgcaatatttctaaaaatagaGGATAGAACACTTGCAGTTTTCTGGTCACCAGTCCTAAATATCTAATTACGACACGACCTTTTGCATAACAACTTAAATGTGATAATAGAACTCAATGAGCTAAACTATTTCATGACTAATATCCAATTTATCTAAATGACCTGGATGAAGAAACAAAGTTTCGTCAAGTCCATTCTGTCACTGTCTCCGTGCAGATCATTCAGTCAGAGAGCCACGAATGTGAGAAAGGCCCTGCGTCTCTACAACCTTCTCATGATGAAACGCAACGAAAGCCTGCGGGACGCCATCGCAGAGTTCAGCTCCATCTCCTGCAGCCTGGACAAGATGCAGAAGAAGACCAAAACCGTCAACGTTGCTGGAGGCACCACAGGCGCTGTAGGAGGGGTGACAGCAGTGTTGGGTATCGCCTTGGCCCCTATGACCATGGGGGCCTCGCTGATTGCCACAGCAGTTGGTGCTGGCATGGTGGCGACAGCTGGGGGAATAGGCATCCAAGCTGCCAAGGCCAACAAGACGATTGCGA
This genomic window from Pempheris klunzingeri isolate RE-2024b chromosome 17, fPemKlu1.hap1, whole genome shotgun sequence contains:
- the LOC139217314 gene encoding apolipoprotein L6-like; this translates as MLRWLKRVSKSDFMAPSVYGLSIEEEMRSFSQRATNVRKALRLYNLLMMKRNESLRDAIAEFSSISCSLDKMQKKTKTVNVAGGTTGAVGGVTAVLGIALAPMTMGASLIATAVGAGMVATAGGIGIQAAKANKTIANRMTVEKLVCDYKANIVDLEHCLDFILSGMNELRRHDIARLQRAGAQPDAMKVAHLSRSVFLDNISGARTGGLSSERLLQAFAKEMDQYFTENEGQKLKKSNKSKFSGRVRLLALNLQDELDHLNCMWEMFSKIECV